Sequence from the Panicum virgatum strain AP13 chromosome 5N, P.virgatum_v5, whole genome shotgun sequence genome:
CGGTCGGGCGTTGAAGGTGAGGAGAGAACGCGTGAGAGAGAGGATGATAAGGCCGGCAACAGCGGCGCGGATAGGGATGTGCGAGGGAGGGCGCGCGCGGCACGGcgtccaaggatggccggcgcgtggcGTTGATGAGGCGGTGCGCGGTCGCGGAATGGGCGCGGCGTGCGGTGAACGGGGATGGCCGACACGTGGTTCGAGGAtggccgacggcgaggcggaTGCGTGGCATGCCGCGATGCGTGCGTCGGCGCTCCGCGCGCTCTACGTTCTCGGGCTGTGACACGCGGCAGAGCGGAGGTGGCCGACGAACACGGCGGGAGCGGAGGTGCCCAGCCCATGCAGGCCGAGGGCCGCGCGACGCGGTGGCGCGACTCTCcggcctccctctctcctcgtcgagctcctcctccggccGGTGACCCGCGGGGTCGCGCGTgcgcaggccgcggcggcgggctctggTGTGGCGAAGGCAGAGGAGGTGCTGGTGGCGGGGCGCCCTCGAGGTGGTTGGAGCAGCCGCCGGGCCCCACGCCAGTTGCTGATGGCGGATGTCCTTGAGCGCGCTAGGAATGGTTGACGGACGCAGCTACGGTATTTTACTGTTCACTTTTCCAATACCCGTTGCAGGGTAAAACACGCTAAAACCATCCTTCAGGATGGCGTACCGGATCCTATACAGGACCCAGTGCGGCCAGCCTAAGTCAATGCAGTTTCGAAATGCGCATCCTCTAAATTTATGTTCTACCAGTTTATAGCTTAAGAGTGATTACAAGCGAGAAGACGGGATCCTGGGCACAAGCCTTGCGATCGAGCCCAACACGATACCTAGCATCCCAGGGACACAGAGAGTAGAAAGAAAAGCGCAAAGAAATGGAAGAAAAGCGCAAAGAAATGGAGGAAAAGCGCAAACAAGAGCTAAGAGGTtacaacacatcgcaaaagaaataaaacaatttTCCCTTAACAAATTCCAATAATGCCGGTACACATTATTTGAGAGACACACCTGGATACATAGTATCCAGCTCTCGGACAAGATTTACAAAAGATGGTAGTAATTGATGTAGCAATCAAAACATAAGGGCGTTGCCTTTGATGAATTAATAAGGAACCTTCCTGCCCCCGTGAGACTCACCACAGCTAACCAGACGACGACTGAAACTCGAAAAAGCACACCACTAATGAAAGCACCAACCGCAGCACAAGCAAAAGATGCCAAAATATCCTATGCAAATTGGGGAGCACGCAACAATCTCTGGTGCAGTGGTCGGCGTCAATCAATCACGGCCGTTGGTGGGCGGCGATCCCGCGTGTCGCCTTAGCATTTGGGGAGATCCGACGGCGGAGGGAGCAGCTTCTCGTTGGGGCGGTCTCCGTCCAGCACCAGCCACGCCATCTTCAGGCCCCAGCTGACGTGGACCTCCAGGTGGCAATGCATGAACCACACCCCTGCACGCACGTGCACCACCAGAGACTGTTAAGGTTGCTGATCTGGCGCATCCACACGGTGGCTCGATTACTTGTTTGGTTTTGCAAGAATCCTAGCAAGCACGTTTtccgaaaaaaaaaatctcacatgtataatatactaaatgaagtctattttcaaaatatttttagggatgggtgtaatttttcgcgacgaatctaatgacagtaattaatcgatgatttgctacagtgatgctacactaaccattctctaatcgcaCAGTCacagacctcattagattctttatggtcactagcgcggggttctgaaattgattttgtaaactgaatttgtttgacaccataattagcggtcaaaataaCACGGgaacaaaaccaaacaaggccattggTGCGTACCTGGATTGTCTGCCCGGAATCGGATGGCCACCCAGCCGGCCGCCGGGACGCCGACGGTGTTCCGCTCGACGGGGTCGACGAGGTTGTACCTGGCCAGGTCCTTGACGGGGTCGAAGTTGCCGAAGCCTTGGCCGACGACGAAGAAGTTAAAGCCGTGGAGGTGCAGCGGGTGGCTCTCGGCGCCCTGGATGCTCGTCCCCTGCAGCACCAGCTCCACGCTGGCGCCGTAGGGCAGCACCACCAGCTTGGTCCCGTTGGACACGTTGGTGTTGTTGGGCGGCGTGCCCGTGTAGTTGAACGGGaccagcggcgccgccgggaaGTTGGGCGAGTACACCCCGTTGGACCTGCCGGTGAAGTGCGCCTGCAGCAGCGCCGTCGTGGGGAGCACGAACGAGACGTTGTTCACGGACGCCGCGAACCGGGTGTCGTTGGTGGGGCCCTGGCACGTGCCGTTCACGGCGCACGGGTGCGTGCCCAGCCCGACCGTGAAGAAGAACCGCCGGTCCACCTCCCGGGGCACGTCGGCGGGGTACTCCGCGGTGGCGAGGCTGCGGAGCTTGCCCGTGTAGTTGGCGACGAAGCTCGTGTCGTTGATCTGCGGCAGGGTCGGCTTGAGCACCGGGAGGTTCTTGTTGAAAGCCGCGGGGGAAGGGGACGCGGGGTCCTCGTACTCGAGGATGCCGGCGACGGTTGTGTTGTCGAAGGTCCCGGACCTCGCCGTGGAGTAGGGCGCGGCCAGCATGTAGTAGGTGGCGCCGGGGTACGACGGCTTTGTGGTGAGGAGCACGTTGGTGGTCTGCCCCGGGGTGATGAGGATGGTCTCCACGGTGATGGGCTTGATGTAGACCGCGTCGACGTCGACGATGGTGAGCGGGTGGCCGGCGATGGAGAAGAAGAGCTCGTCATTGAGTGCAGCGTTGATGATCCGGAGCATGTACGTCTTGCCTGGCTGCACCTTCAGCTTGAACGTGTCTGCATGTAACGACAAGCAGTCAGCTCGCTCACTTATTAACTACAGTAGTACGTGTGCTTCCTGGCTAATTAATCAGGCTTGCATGCTACCTTTGGCGGAGCAGTTGTAGAGCGGCCCAGGGAGGCCGTTGATGGTGAAAGCGTCGGAGACGTTGGGGCCTCCGCCGGTCTGGAGCGCTTGGCTGATCACCGCCTCCGTGTCCGCCGTCCACCACTCGCCGAACATGATGGGGACCTCCTTGTCGGGCGCCGGGAACGGGTAGGGGACGCCGGGCTTGGGGAGGATGACGATGGCGCCGTAGACGGTGGCGCGGAGCCAGGAGATGTGCGCGTGCCACCA
This genomic interval carries:
- the LOC120673804 gene encoding laccase-12-like; amino-acid sequence: MATSYLLRCSSLVAVLVLLFSIGMTEGAIREYQFDVQMTNVTRLCSSKSIVTVNGQFPGPTVFAREGDLVVVRVVNHVPYNMSIHWHGIRQLRSGWADGPAYITQCPIQSGQSYVYKFTITGQRGTLWWHAHISWLRATVYGAIVILPKPGVPYPFPAPDKEVPIMFGEWWTADTEAVISQALQTGGGPNVSDAFTINGLPGPLYNCSAKDTFKLKVQPGKTYMLRIINAALNDELFFSIAGHPLTIVDVDAVYIKPITVETILITPGQTTNVLLTTKPSYPGATYYMLAAPYSTARSGTFDNTTVAGILEYEDPASPSPAAFNKNLPVLKPTLPQINDTSFVANYTGKLRSLATAEYPADVPREVDRRFFFTVGLGTHPCAVNGTCQGPTNDTRFAASVNNVSFVLPTTALLQAHFTGRSNGVYSPNFPAAPLVPFNYTGTPPNNTNVSNGTKLVVLPYGASVELVLQGTSIQGAESHPLHLHGFNFFVVGQGFGNFDPVKDLARYNLVDPVERNTVGVPAAGWVAIRFRADNPGVWFMHCHLEVHVSWGLKMAWLVLDGDRPNEKLLPPPSDLPKC